GATATATGGACGATGGGGAAGAGATAAAAAATTGGCCCAAAATATGTATCCCGCAGGCATAGTAAGGAGAAAATACATATTTGATAAATTATTGAAAAAGAGCAATGAGTAGTGTATTTAATTTAGAAGATAAGTTTCCGATTTTAGCCATTGAAGAAAATCAAGTCATTTCAAAAATGGCAGATATAACTTTGTGCTTTGAAGTAGAAATGCCTGAGATTTTTTCATTAAGTGAAACTGATTATGATTATCTGACAGCCCTTTGGGAAAGAGCAATTGCTGTGTTGCCTGTACATACGGTATTACATAAACAAAATTGGTATATAGAAGAAAAATACCACCCAAATTATGATGCTGACTATTTATTAAAAGCAAAAATCATAGCTCATGCCAATGAAAGGCACTTTGCAAACAGGCCATTTTTAAGCAATAAATGTTATTTGTTTCTTACAAAAACAACAGCAGCTATCGAAAAAAATATTTGTACATCATCAAATCTTTTTAAGTCGAGAGCTGTTCCGAAATCACAACTTAACGAAAAAGATAAAAGAGAGTTTTATGAAGCTGTCGGGCAGTTCATTACGATTATTAAAGAATCTGGCTTCTATAAAATAGATGAAATAGGAGGGGAAGAAATTAGTAGAATCCACCAAAATTACATCAATCTCTCTTATTCGGCAGATAGTATTTCAGATATTGACCCACATCAATTCAAAATAGGAGGAAACCATTGTAAAGTTTTAAGTATAAGTCAGTTAGAGGATTTTCCCTCCACAATCTCTAATCAAAACAAATTAGAAAGATACTGCACTGATAAAACATACATTGGGGTTTCATTAGGGGCAAACTTAGGGATTCTATTACCTTTTAGTCATATCTATAACCAAATTATTGTCATTATTGACCATAACGAATTGTTACAAAAGTTAAATCAAGATATTCGACGTTTTACATCTTTATCGACGTATAGCAAAGAGAATCTTATCAACCGTGATTTTAAAGAGACTTTTGTAGAAACAAGCATTGCTGAAAACGAACGAGCTGTTGCAGTTCATGCAAATGTTTTGATTTGGGATAAGGATATAAATGTTTTGGAAGATAATCGTTCGATGGCTTCGGCAGCAATCACCAAAATGGGGTTTAAAGCAAGACAAGCCGAATATGATGGTTTTTTACTTTACTGGAACTGTATTCCGGGCAATGCAGCCGATATAGGTAAAGATAATTTAAGCACTGTATTTAGAGGGCAAGCCGTGTGTTTAATGGCATTGGAAGCCAATTATAAGGATGCAATGTTAAATCAATTTCAAGGAAATCCACAAGGAATGGTTGTAACGGATAGGCTATCAGGAATCCCGTTGATGTTAGATGTTTTTGACGAACCTATGAAAAAAGGGTTAGTTACCAATCGCAATGTAATGATAGTTGGTCCGTCGGGTTCAGGAAAATCATTTTTAACTAATAATTTGATGTATTATCTCTACGAAAGGGGGAGTCATATCACGATTGTAGATACTGGGAACTCGTATAAAAGACTTTGTGAATTAGTAGGAGGGAGATACATTACTTATGACGAGAAAAAACCAATTGCATTTAACCCTTTTCATATTCAAACGTTATTCCCTGACTTAGAAACCAAAGAAAATTTAGTAACAATTCTTGAAGCTCTTTGGAAAGGAGAGGACTCATCTATTAGTACCTCAGAGAATACTACCTTAGATGATATGGTTGTTAGGTTTTATGAAACATTAGTTGACCTCAAACAAAAAGGAAAACAATTCTTTGTCGATTTTAATCTGTTTTTTGACTATTGCAATGAGGTCTATCCTACTGTTTTCAATAAAAATGATGGTAGAGAAAAAGAATTTGACCTAAAAAATTTCCTCTATATTATGCGGAGATATTACAAAAACGGTCAATATGGCTATCTACTTAATAGCCGTGAAAACTTCAACATCGAAGAGCATCCCTTTGTGATTTTTGAGTTAGACAATATCAAAGACCATCCTGTTTTGTTTCCAATTACGAGCATCATCATCATGAATGCTTATGCTCAAAAATTGGTCAAAATGAAAGGATTTTATAAATTTTTGGTTATTGAAGAAGCATGGAAAGCTGTTTCAAATCCAGCTTTTGCACAATTTATGAAATGGGTTTCAAAGACTGCCAGAAAACATGGAGGTGGTTTAGTAACTGTTACTCAAGAATACCAAGATTTAACAAGTGAGCTGGTAAAAGATGCCATTATTAATAACTCACCGACGAAGGTTTTGTTAGATTTCTCTCGATATAAAAATTATATTCAAGATGTTGCCAATACACTTGGGCTTTCACGAGCCGAAACAGATATGCTCCTAAGTGTGAATCAGTCGAATGATGCAGCGAGGAAGTACAAGGAGTTTTTTATAACATTTGGAGGGAATCTATCAAAGGTGTTTGGCTTAGAAGTATCTCCAGAGGCTTATGCCACATTCACAACCGAACGCAAAGAGTCTGATTTGATTTATGCTATCTCTGAAAAAATAGGTTTAGAAAATGCCATAAAAACATTTGCCAAGGGCGACTACTAATCGTAATTATCTCAATATTCATATAAAAAAAAGAATTATGAAATCGTACAGTAAAAAATGGGGTTTAACCTCTTTGATGTTTATTTTGACAGGTTCGTTTGCTTTTTCTCAGTTTGTTGTCAGCGACCCAATTCATACAGGAATAAGTATTGCGGCTAAAATACTCCATGTTGCCAATCAAATAACATCTACCCTTCACTTAGATGAGGTATTAAAAGCCGCTGAGAAACTAAAAAAAGTAAGCAATGGTATCAAAACCTTTCATCGGATTACTCAAACCGTTACAAACATCAAAAATGCAGGGCAACACTACCAGCAAGCCGTAAAAGTAATTAGCACCGATAAGCATTTTAAGCCTAAAGAAATGGAAAAAATCTTGTTAGGCTATGAATCTCTTTTGCGTGAATCGAGCAATGTGATAAAAGACCTCAATCAGGCAACTCAAGGGAACTTTTTAGAAATGAAAGATGGAGAACGTTTAGCGTGGATTGAAAAAGTTTGTGATAAAGCCAATCAACATATCAAATCAATCGAACAATATACTGCTTCAGTCAGGGCGATTTCGACCATGAGAGCAAAAACAAACGGAGATTATCGAGTTACAGTTGCTCTATATGGATTTTCCGATGAATTTTCGACTGCTATAAATTCAAACCAATATGCCTCTATTAATACAGGTAACTATGAGGTTAATTATGGCGATACTAACTGGACTGGCTACGGAAGAACCGACGCTCTTTCACAAGCAAAAGGAACAACGGCACTGGATGACGAAGCAGCAAAATCTGCTATGGGAGCTTATCAATGGAATTATGGCGGTTCTTTATCAAATCCTTCCACAACAGGAACGACAGAAAGAAATACAAGCACCGAAAATACAACAATTACCCGAAATACTAATACAACAACAACGCCCATAACTCGAAATACTGGTGCGAATAAACCCAGTGGTTGTATGAAATATAACAAAAATGGTCCGTACTGGGACCCAAATTGTACAGGAAACTAAATTATTATGGATTTATCAACGGATGTTATAAAACTAATCGAAACAACTTTCCAAGAGTTAAAAAATTCGATGGCAAATGATTATAAAGGTTTAATTGATATTGGACGAGCCATTGGAGGAATAGGAGCTTTGATTTATATTATTACCAAAATATGGAGTGCTTTAATTAGAAGCGAACCTATTGATTTTGTTCCATTAATTAGACCATTTATTATACTTCAATTAATAACTTTTTCAAATGCTTTTTGCGAATCCTTGGATAGCATAGGGGAGGGAGTACTCAAAATTTCTAATACAAGTGTTGGGCAAATGTCAATAAAAATACAGGAAGCCATCAAAAAACGAGAGCAAGCACTACAACAAGGTAATGAAAATAGTAAAGATAAAAATGGGGCAACTTTTAACGACCAAGATAAAATAACCGATGTGAGTGCTTTCTCATTTTTATCGGAATTAGGGGCTGCCTATGACCAGTTTGTTGGAAAAATTGAATTGGTTATTGATAAGTTCTTAATAGATATTTTTAGTGTTATCCATGATGTTTGCTATATTTTGATGATTTTGATAAGTGCTTTTTTCAGGCTATTGCTTCGGGTTGTAGCACCCATTGCATTCGGAATGGCCATTTGGGATGGTTTTACTAATAATATTTTTGAGTGGGTTGGTAAATACCTAAATTATACATTGCTCCCTTTTGCTGCTGGAATTTATACAACTATCATTTCTAAAATAGAGGTTATTTACTTGACAGCCCAACTACAAGATTATGTCAATAATGGTGAAGATTCAGTTACAGGTATCTTAATTTTAATGATACTCAGTATTTTAGGGTATTTCTTTGTACCAACTGCAGCCAATATGATAATCAGCGTTGGAGGTGTTAGTCAAGTAACTTCTGGGCTTGGAAGAATGGCTGCAAGCACCATCACTACTACAAAACGAGAAACAATCGGTAGATTTTCAAGAAGATAAGAGCAAAAAAATTTGATAAATGAAATCACTTCACAACATCGAAACAAGTTTTCAATTGACTAAGACCATAGCCATTGTAGCAGTTTTAGCATCGTTGATATATTCATTGGTCATAACTTTTTTGTATTTCAAAAATGCAAATGAGTCCGCCGAAAGGGTTTATATTATGTCTTCTGGGGCAGCCATTGAGGCATTTTCATCTAATGTAAGAGAAAATCGCCCTGCCGAGGTTCGACATCATCTAAAACGTTTGCATGAACTTTTCTTTACGATTTCACCTGACCCTAAAAGCATCGAGCGAAATTTAGAAAAAGCTTATTATTATGGTGATGCCAGTATCAAAAAATTATATGAGGCTTACTCCGAAAAACAATATTACTACGATTTAATTTCTGCTAATGCCTCACAAGAAATTAATATTGATTCAGTATATGTTGATATGAAAGATTACCCATTTACTGCAAAATGTTATTCGACAATAAGAATAAATCGAGCAACGACCAAAACCACCAGAACCTTAGTTACTGACTGTACAATCATGGAAATAAATCGGAGTGATAACAATCCACATGGTTTGATGGTACAAAACTGGCGAGTAGTTGAAAATAAAGATGTTAAGGCTGAAGATAACTTTTAA
This Emticicia oligotrophica DSM 17448 DNA region includes the following protein-coding sequences:
- a CDS encoding TraG family conjugative transposon ATPase; translation: MSSVFNLEDKFPILAIEENQVISKMADITLCFEVEMPEIFSLSETDYDYLTALWERAIAVLPVHTVLHKQNWYIEEKYHPNYDADYLLKAKIIAHANERHFANRPFLSNKCYLFLTKTTAAIEKNICTSSNLFKSRAVPKSQLNEKDKREFYEAVGQFITIIKESGFYKIDEIGGEEISRIHQNYINLSYSADSISDIDPHQFKIGGNHCKVLSISQLEDFPSTISNQNKLERYCTDKTYIGVSLGANLGILLPFSHIYNQIIVIIDHNELLQKLNQDIRRFTSLSTYSKENLINRDFKETFVETSIAENERAVAVHANVLIWDKDINVLEDNRSMASAAITKMGFKARQAEYDGFLLYWNCIPGNAADIGKDNLSTVFRGQAVCLMALEANYKDAMLNQFQGNPQGMVVTDRLSGIPLMLDVFDEPMKKGLVTNRNVMIVGPSGSGKSFLTNNLMYYLYERGSHITIVDTGNSYKRLCELVGGRYITYDEKKPIAFNPFHIQTLFPDLETKENLVTILEALWKGEDSSISTSENTTLDDMVVRFYETLVDLKQKGKQFFVDFNLFFDYCNEVYPTVFNKNDGREKEFDLKNFLYIMRRYYKNGQYGYLLNSRENFNIEEHPFVIFELDNIKDHPVLFPITSIIIMNAYAQKLVKMKGFYKFLVIEEAWKAVSNPAFAQFMKWVSKTARKHGGGLVTVTQEYQDLTSELVKDAIINNSPTKVLLDFSRYKNYIQDVANTLGLSRAETDMLLSVNQSNDAARKYKEFFITFGGNLSKVFGLEVSPEAYATFTTERKESDLIYAISEKIGLENAIKTFAKGDY
- the traK gene encoding conjugative transposon protein TraK; this encodes MKSLHNIETSFQLTKTIAIVAVLASLIYSLVITFLYFKNANESAERVYIMSSGAAIEAFSSNVRENRPAEVRHHLKRLHELFFTISPDPKSIERNLEKAYYYGDASIKKLYEAYSEKQYYYDLISANASQEINIDSVYVDMKDYPFTAKCYSTIRINRATTKTTRTLVTDCTIMEINRSDNNPHGLMVQNWRVVENKDVKAEDNF
- a CDS encoding transposase — protein: MDLSTDVIKLIETTFQELKNSMANDYKGLIDIGRAIGGIGALIYIITKIWSALIRSEPIDFVPLIRPFIILQLITFSNAFCESLDSIGEGVLKISNTSVGQMSIKIQEAIKKREQALQQGNENSKDKNGATFNDQDKITDVSAFSFLSELGAAYDQFVGKIELVIDKFLIDIFSVIHDVCYILMILISAFFRLLLRVVAPIAFGMAIWDGFTNNIFEWVGKYLNYTLLPFAAGIYTTIISKIEVIYLTAQLQDYVNNGEDSVTGILILMILSILGYFFVPTAANMIISVGGVSQVTSGLGRMAASTITTTKRETIGRFSRR